Genomic window (Pseudomonas xantholysinigenes):
ACGTGTTTGACGAGAATGAGCTCATTCTGAAGCTTTGCAAGCGACTCGATAGTTTTCAGGGGTTGAGTGCTATTGAGTCTTTCTATATTTATTTCATGCAGGGCATCCCAGTCTTGCTGACTGTGCGCCATGCTTTCTCTTTCAGCGAAATTGCTTTCGCTCTCGCTAGCTTGAGTGTTGTACTCTGCGAGGTCTCGTTCATGGTTTTTTATTAATGAGGCTATCACGTCGCTCAAGCGTTTTAGTTCGATTCTCACATGATTCATGCGCATGAGTGACATACAGGCTCCTTTGCCAAGATATTCTTTGTTTCACGCTAAAGGCTATTGGTTCGATCAACATCTAAGCCAGTTGTGCCCGAGGAACACAACTGGCCACGTGTACTTACGCTAAGTCATTGTGACGGTGGATCCAGTGGGCAGGGATGAGCCCGTCGTCTTTGCTCTGCCATGCCGCTACGGGCACGGTGTCAGCGACTTGGCCCCAGATGTCCGGGCCCGCATGCTCAAGGACGATGATCTGGATGAAATGGCCTGCACGCTTGAGACCTTCAGCCAAGACTTCGAAGATTCGGCGTGTGGCAACGACATCCGCTGGCCGGGCTTGATTCACCGCTTCGAATCCCGCATCCAGTGCGTTTAGGCCACCGGTATTGCTTGGGAAGTAGACCTGGCTCGGCTGGTCGATCACGATGAAGCTGAAAGGTGGGAGCTTGCGATTCTCGTCTTTCGACAGGTATTCATGAATGCCTAGGAACGTCGCGATGTGATAGCCCATCCAGTTCGCACCACTGCCGATTTCCCAGAGAAAATCCCGCTGGCCGTGGGCGTCGAAGCGAAGCGTGAGCTCTTTCCGATCGAGATAAATCTGAGCGCCAGGCGTTCCGTTCAAGCCGAACTGATCCGCATAGTCCTCGAACATCGGGGCCAATTGGGCATCCACTTTGCGCTCTTGCTCAGCCATATCGGTCAGAGACATCTGGAAGTTGTAGTGCCGAATCAGGCTTTCCAGCTCGATCATGCGCTTGCTCAGACCCTCGTCTGCTTCAGAGCCGTCCAGTTGTTTGATCAGCCGGCTGATCTCACCCGCCACATAGTAGATCTGGCCAATGGCATTACGTGTGCGCTCATCCTCTTGGATCAAGCGAGCCTGCTCTCGCATCAAACGAGAGAGCTCACGCTCTTCCTTGGCACGCTGCCGTTTCAGCGTAGCCAGTTGCTTGTCGACGACAGGATTATCCTTGAGCGCGTCCGAAATCCGGGTGACCTTGTTGACCTTTTCTTCCAGGTTCTCGATCACCATTGGCAGAGCGTTTGTGTACGAGCCGCAGGCCACGCAGTGCCCACCGTCAGAGACGCTCTGCTTGAGCCAGTCGAGCCCAATGACATGGGACTTCTCAGTATCAATCGCCGCGACGAATCGCTTGCTGTTACGCGCCAGGTGGTCGAACCCATCGATCTGGGCATCAAATTCGTCAACGATACGTTGCTGCTTCCCAACTTCCTCGATTACTACCTTCAGCTTTTCTGAGATATGCAGTCGTTGAGGTTCCAGAAGTGTCTGCTCAAGCCGTCCTTCATGGGTCGCGATGACGACCTTCTTGAGCAGTTCGACTTTCTGAGCGCCCTGGGTGCTGGTGCGCTCAAGCAAGCCAAGCTGAATGCAGCGATCAAACAGTTGGTCGACGTCAGCGTAATGGCTCGCCTTGGCCGCATCGTGGATTGCTAACTGCTTACGTAGCCGATCCTGCTCGCGCTGCGCCTCATCCCGCCGCCGCTCATTCATGATGTAGTTTGCATCCACCATACCGAGCGCGTAGGGCATGGCTCGCGTCAGGCGCTCCTTGTGAGCAAACGAGTCGGTTTTGAAGAATAGGGTGTTGGGGTTTGCCACGATGTGCTGAGGCAGGAAGTTGAACGCCGCCATGTCGCGGTAGGAGCTGCGGCGATCAAAGCTGGAAGGCTCCTCCTCATCGGAGTGGGGGAGATCACTGACCCGAACCATGCCATCAAAGGCGGCTTTGTACTGCCCCAAGGAATGGGTACGGTAAACGGAGTCCGGGATCTGTTCATCGTCGAACTCCAGCATGCAAAGATCGTTGGAGCCTTGGGAGTTTCCTGGAGTGCGTCGCGCTACGATGTAGGTCGTATCGAGAAGGCGGATTTTCATCCCGAACCACTCGACGGTGTCGCGGATGATGCCGATTGGAATCTGGCATTTGGTTGCGCCCAGCACATAGTCAATGATGTGAACAATTGACGACTTGCCGGTGCCGCTCAGCCCGTAAATGATGTTGATCTTCCCGTCTTGAAAGGGAATGACTCGTGGCTCCAAGCCAGGGCAGCGAGGCCAGAGAATGACAGCGTCAATCGTGAATTTCATTGGGAATCCCAAACAAGAGCTTGTACAGGTTTTCTGTCGTGTCGGTGGCAAACCACTTCGCCAGTTTCTCAGTGGCCTGCAGCATGGCCGCGGGGATGGTGTTCTTGATGCCTCGTGGCCAACGATCGACCAGGACTTGGAAGCTGGTCTCACTTCCATTGGAGCCGATCTTTCCAACCAAACGCGAAGAGATGGCGAGATTGAGCCCTTGTAGGGTGGTAGCCGCATGGGCGGACACCCTTCGCTGCAGATCAATTTTCAATACCGGGGTTTCCCTGAGCACTGCACCCAGGGTGGAGCGGCTGGTGCGGTTGCTCAACGCGTCGCGTGAGCGCTGATTCCACACCAGCGGCAGCACCAACATCAGTTTCGGTAGATCCGGGGTTTGCCCAAGCCCTGTTTCTTGGTATTCGCCTATGAAGTGCGTCAGAAGAAAGCAGGCCAATGACGAGTTGTGGATCAATTGATGATCCAGATACGCCTCACTCATGACTCATCCTCCGAGGTCGGTGCGTCACGGTGCCAATGGATGGGGGAATGTGTTCCATCGGCGTTGGCCATCCTGTGATAGGTGCCGCTGAACAGGTACTGAGCCGTGGAGTTCACCCGTCCAACCTTCATGGGAAAGGTTTCTGGAAATAAGGTTTTGGTCATCACAGATTTGTAATCAGCCGTGCCGTAGTCATCCAGCGACGTCATGTTGTCCAATTGGTGGCGGTCGTGGATCGCCTCCCAACGGTCACTGAGCACACGCTCAGCCAGATCAAAGTCCTTGGACAGAACTCCACCTGACTCCAGAAGGCGGATGCGCTCAGAGTAGGCGGCACAGTAGAAGCCGAATTGCTTCATCAGCAGGTTTTTCGGCATGTTGATTTTGGTGAGTTGCTCCACGAACAGCATGTCCGCGGGGTCGATCTTCTCGGCCCATTCTGCGAACTCGGTTTTCTCGAAGGGCAGAGGTTCCCATGGGCCATTCATGAACGCTTCAACGAGCGCTTGACGCTTGTTGTAGTAAGGCTGAGCGGTCGTCCAGAAAGACTTTCGGGCTACCCAGGTCTCTTGGCAATGGTCGAACAGGAAACCGACCAGACCATGGTAGATGTCCTCAGCATTCGCTACTGCATCCTCGGGGAGGTGGAGGGACGCGATCACCCGCTGCTTCATCTGGGCATTGAGCTGGCCGTCCTCAATGGACATGTGCTCGATCAGAAATGCCAAGTCGGCGTCCGAGTACGCGATGACATCCCGAGCGATCTCCCCAGGCTTGCCTGTCATTCCGGCGGCATGCGTTCGAAGCGCAACGACCGCGTCTGCCACATCTTGCTTTGAAAGGGCATCAGAAAGCCGCATGGCCAGCGTGCCTTTCTTAAGCACGCGGTTCGTGACGAGGAGGAATTGCAACTCCTCATGCTCCTTCCGGGCAGCCGCTAACCCGTTCAACCAGATGCGGAGTGTCTTCCACAGGTTTTTACTGCTGTCTTGCAGTGGGTTTTTGCGAGGCTGAACAGAGAGCTTCGCTTGTTCTGACACACGCCGAGAACCTGTCGCTGTCTGGCTGATCTCTTCAACATCATCAGCCGTTTCAATGCCAAACCTAGTCTGCGCATTGGGTGCCGTGAAGATACGGTACAGGGCGCGTTCATACTGGTAGCCATACCCCGCTGCGCTGGGGCTAGCATCTGGATCTTTCATCCTTCTATCTCTCAGTCCATACCCATGTAACGGCGGGGCCGTGCCCCCATTCCTTTTTTCATGGCGCAACGGGTAAAGGAATGTACCGGCGAAGATGTCATTTGGCCATAACTTTGAGGATTCTCGATGGGCGGATGTGACACGGAATGAGCCCATCGGCAACGGAATTCCGTTTAGCCAGACCTACCAGCATTCCGTCTCGGATGTGACCGGTGTGGTGTTGTTTCTGGTGGTTATGTAGACCGCTACAATTTGACTGTCTCATTGTTCCATCAGTGGGACAAACTAACGCATTTTTACTGGCTTATCAGCTATTCGTCATGTCGATAGGATTCTCCCCATCGTGATCGCCCACCGCCGCGGTCTTCATTCACAGGAGAGTCCCATGAAACTGTTGCATATCGATTCGAGCATCCTGGGCGACAATTCCGCCTCCCGTCAGCTGAGCCGCGAAGTGGTCGAGGCCTGGAAGGCCGCTGACCCTAGCATCGAAGTGGTCTATCGTGACCTGGCCAGCGATGCCATCAGCCACTTCTCCGCCGCCACCCTGGTCGCAGCCGGTACCCCCGAGGAAATGCGCGACGCCGCCCAGGCCCATGAAGCCAAGCTCAGCGCCGAAACCCTGGAAGAATTCCTGGCCGCCGACGCGGTGGTGATCGGCGCGCCGATGTACAACTTCACCGTGCCTACCCAGCTCAAGGCCTGGATCGACCGCGTGGCGGTCGCCGGCAAGACCTTCCGCTACACCGAGGCCGGCCCTGAAGGCCTGTGCGGCGACAAGAAGGTGATCCTGGTGTCCACCGCAGGCGGCTTGCACCAAGGCCAGCCGACCGGTGTCGGTCATGAAGACTTCCTCAAGGTGTTCCTGGGCTTCATTGGCATCAGTGACCTGGAAATCGTTCGCGCCCATGGCCTGGCCTATGGCCCCGAGCACCGCGCCAAGGCCATCGACGCCGCCCAGGCGCACATCGCCGGCGAGTTGTTCGCCGCGGCCTGATCCCGCACTGCGGTCAAAAATGCCGACTGTCGCCTCGCGCGCCAGTCGGCATTTTTTCATCCAGTTTTCATGGGGCAGCGGTGCGGCGGGTTCTATGCTGGAAGCTACCTGTGGTCCGCCTAGTGCCTCGCGATGAACCGAACCCGTATCCTGATAGCCCTGCTGTTGCTCGGCGGCCTGTTGGCCCGTGCCGATGCGGCACCCTGGGTTGCGGGCTTGCACCGCCTGAGCCTGACCGATCCGGTGGACGCCCGGCCAATGCAGGCGCTGGTGTTCTACCCGTCCAGTGGCCAGGCCCATCCGGTGCGGATCGAGGGTTACCAGACGCGGGTCGCTGAAGAGGCGCCGGTGGCCATGGGGCAGTTCCCGTTGCTGGTGATTTCCCATGGCAACACCGGTAGCCCGATGGCCCTGCATGACCTCGCCAACGGCCTGGCGCGCCAGGGTTTCGTGGTGGTGGCGGTGGTCCACCCAGGCGATAACAACCGCGACCACAGCCGCCTGGGCACCCTCAGCAACCTGTATGGGCGGCCGCTGCAAATCAGCGCCGCGATCACCGCGGCGCGTGCCGACGCCTTGCTTGCGCCCTACCTGAACGATGGCAAGGTCGGCGTGATCGGTTATTCCGCCGGCGGCGAAACCGCGTTGATTCTTTCTGGCGCCCGGCCCGATCTTGAGCGCCTGCGCCGCTACTGCGAAGAGCGCCCAAGCGATGCCGACGCCTGCAAGACCCACGGCGTGTTGATCGCTGATCACAGCGAACTGGCACCCAAGGCCGACCCGCGGATCGGCGCAGTCATGCTGATGGCGCCCCTGAGCCTGATGTTCGGGCGCCATGCCTTGGCCGGCGTGCAGGTGCCCGCGTTGATCTACAGCGGTGACCGCGACCAACTGCTGGCCCTGGAGCACAACGCCGACGCCCTGGCGCGCAAATTGCCGGTCACTCCCGATTACCGGCTGCTTGCGGGCGCCGGCCATTTCGTGTTCATGGCGCCCTGCGATGCCGAGCAACATCAGCGCATGCCTGCGCTGTGCAAGGACGCCGACGGCGTCGATCGGCGGCATATCCATCGCTCGCTGCGCAGTGAGACCACGGCGTTCTTCAGTCAGGCCCTGGGCGTGCCGGAACCCGCCGAGCGTTCAGCCGCGCTGGGCCAGCCAGAGGGTCAGCGCAACCCCTGACAGGGCG
Coding sequences:
- a CDS encoding DUF3732 domain-containing protein: MKFTIDAVILWPRCPGLEPRVIPFQDGKINIIYGLSGTGKSSIVHIIDYVLGATKCQIPIGIIRDTVEWFGMKIRLLDTTYIVARRTPGNSQGSNDLCMLEFDDEQIPDSVYRTHSLGQYKAAFDGMVRVSDLPHSDEEEPSSFDRRSSYRDMAAFNFLPQHIVANPNTLFFKTDSFAHKERLTRAMPYALGMVDANYIMNERRRDEAQREQDRLRKQLAIHDAAKASHYADVDQLFDRCIQLGLLERTSTQGAQKVELLKKVVIATHEGRLEQTLLEPQRLHISEKLKVVIEEVGKQQRIVDEFDAQIDGFDHLARNSKRFVAAIDTEKSHVIGLDWLKQSVSDGGHCVACGSYTNALPMVIENLEEKVNKVTRISDALKDNPVVDKQLATLKRQRAKEERELSRLMREQARLIQEDERTRNAIGQIYYVAGEISRLIKQLDGSEADEGLSKRMIELESLIRHYNFQMSLTDMAEQERKVDAQLAPMFEDYADQFGLNGTPGAQIYLDRKELTLRFDAHGQRDFLWEIGSGANWMGYHIATFLGIHEYLSKDENRKLPPFSFIVIDQPSQVYFPSNTGGLNALDAGFEAVNQARPADVVATRRIFEVLAEGLKRAGHFIQIIVLEHAGPDIWGQVADTVPVAAWQSKDDGLIPAHWIHRHNDLA
- a CDS encoding alpha/beta hydrolase family protein, translated to MNRTRILIALLLLGGLLARADAAPWVAGLHRLSLTDPVDARPMQALVFYPSSGQAHPVRIEGYQTRVAEEAPVAMGQFPLLVISHGNTGSPMALHDLANGLARQGFVVVAVVHPGDNNRDHSRLGTLSNLYGRPLQISAAITAARADALLAPYLNDGKVGVIGYSAGGETALILSGARPDLERLRRYCEERPSDADACKTHGVLIADHSELAPKADPRIGAVMLMAPLSLMFGRHALAGVQVPALIYSGDRDQLLALEHNADALARKLPVTPDYRLLAGAGHFVFMAPCDAEQHQRMPALCKDADGVDRRHIHRSLRSETTAFFSQALGVPEPAERSAALGQPEGQRNP
- a CDS encoding three component ABC system middle component is translated as MSEAYLDHQLIHNSSLACFLLTHFIGEYQETGLGQTPDLPKLMLVLPLVWNQRSRDALSNRTSRSTLGAVLRETPVLKIDLQRRVSAHAATTLQGLNLAISSRLVGKIGSNGSETSFQVLVDRWPRGIKNTIPAAMLQATEKLAKWFATDTTENLYKLLFGIPNEIHD
- a CDS encoding ABC-three component system protein, which produces MKDPDASPSAAGYGYQYERALYRIFTAPNAQTRFGIETADDVEEISQTATGSRRVSEQAKLSVQPRKNPLQDSSKNLWKTLRIWLNGLAAARKEHEELQFLLVTNRVLKKGTLAMRLSDALSKQDVADAVVALRTHAAGMTGKPGEIARDVIAYSDADLAFLIEHMSIEDGQLNAQMKQRVIASLHLPEDAVANAEDIYHGLVGFLFDHCQETWVARKSFWTTAQPYYNKRQALVEAFMNGPWEPLPFEKTEFAEWAEKIDPADMLFVEQLTKINMPKNLLMKQFGFYCAAYSERIRLLESGGVLSKDFDLAERVLSDRWEAIHDRHQLDNMTSLDDYGTADYKSVMTKTLFPETFPMKVGRVNSTAQYLFSGTYHRMANADGTHSPIHWHRDAPTSEDES
- a CDS encoding FMN-dependent NADH-azoreductase, which codes for MKLLHIDSSILGDNSASRQLSREVVEAWKAADPSIEVVYRDLASDAISHFSAATLVAAGTPEEMRDAAQAHEAKLSAETLEEFLAADAVVIGAPMYNFTVPTQLKAWIDRVAVAGKTFRYTEAGPEGLCGDKKVILVSTAGGLHQGQPTGVGHEDFLKVFLGFIGISDLEIVRAHGLAYGPEHRAKAIDAAQAHIAGELFAAA